The proteins below are encoded in one region of Brassica napus cultivar Da-Ae chromosome A6, Da-Ae, whole genome shotgun sequence:
- the LOC106347626 gene encoding probable LRR receptor-like serine/threonine-protein kinase At3g47570 isoform X2, with product MSFNLLEGEIPVNLFNCSRLFDLELDSNQLGGGVPSELGSLTNLLYLYLGQNYLKGKLPASLGNLTSLMQLSVTGNKLEGGIPNEVARLNQMVLLTLSVNNFSGIFPPSIYNLSSLEMLNIFSAGFSGRPNPDIGTLLPNLQELYMGNNHFTGAIPATLSNISTLEILAMEYNNLTGVIPTSFGKLQNLEVLQLHENSLGNHSFGDLKFIDALSNCTQLLILSVGFNRLGGELPTSVANLSTSLNELKLQMNHISGSIPHDIGNLINLSKLVLYGNILRGTLPNSLGMILELGYLSLDSNRLSGVIPSSIGNMTQLETLYLNNNSFEGPIPPSLGNCRRLLYLYIGCNRLNGTIPREIMQISSIVHIYIEDTPLTGSLPNDVGRLQSLVILSLANTSLSGQLPQTLGKCLSMEELYLQENSFVGTIPDIRGLVGVRRLDFSKNNLTGSIPEYLAKFSKLEYLNLSINNFKGRVPAEGKFQNSTIVLVYGNKNLCGDIKELKLDPCIVHAPSMMKKHSSLSKKIVIGVCLGMSFLSLVFIVLLSLCWFMRRKKKKQQETNNTNFSTLEVFHEKISYGDLRNVTNGFSSSNCIGSGSFGTVFKALLPAEKDVVAVKVLNLKRRGAMKSFLAECESLKDIRHRNLVRLLTACSSIDYQGNEFRALIYEFMPSGSLDMWLHPEEVEEIHRPSRTLTLLERLDIAVDVASVLEYLHVHCHEPIAHCDLKPSNILLDDDLTAHLSDFGLARLLLKFDQESFLNYLSSAGVRGTIGYAAPGKTVPHVSMNEISIFFVHYNLVLVVYVNYGAEYGLGGQPSVHGDVYSFGVLLLEMFTGKRPTNELFGGNLTLHSYTKSALPERVLDIADKLILHSGLRVGFPHAECLAFVLEVGLRCCEESPANRLAISQVVKDLNSIKERFFRARS from the coding sequence ATGAGCTTTAATCTTCTTGAAGGAGAGATTCCAGTCAATCTGTTCAATTGCTCTAGATTGTTTGACCTTGAGTTAGATTCAAATCAGCTTGGAGGAGGTGTTCCTTCTGAACTAGGGTCATTAACAAACCTTCTTTATTTATATCTTGGTCAAAACTACTTGAAGGGAAAGCTCCCTGCATCTTTAGGAAACTTGACATCACTCATGCAACTTAGCGTTACCGGTAACAAATTAGAAGGAGGAATTCCTAATGAGGTAGCTAGACTGAATCAAATGGTACTTCTTACGTTATCGGTGAACAACTTCTCAGGAATTTTTCCTCCCTCCATTTACAATTTGTCCTCACTTGAGATGTTAAACATCTTTAGTGCCGGTTTTTCGGGTAGACCCAACCCTGATATTGGCACTTTGCTACCAAACCTTCAAGAGCTATATATGGGAAACAACCATTTCACAGGAGCCATTCCAGCAACACTTTCCAATATCTCTACTCTTGAAATATTGGCAATGGAGTATAACAATCTAACAGGAGTTATTCCTACAAGCTTCGGAAAATTGCAAAATTTGGAAGTCTTACAACTTCATGAAAACTCTCTGGGAAATCACTCCTTTGGAGACCTTAAATTTATTGATGCCTTGTCCAATTGCACCCAGTTGCTTATCTTAAGTGTGGGTTTCAATAGGCTTGGGGGTGAGTTGCCTACCTCCGTTGCAAATTTGTCCACAAGCCTCAATGAGTTGAAGCTTCAAATGAATCACATTTCTGGTAGCATTCCTCATGACATTGGGAATCTCATAAACCTAAGTAAACTTGTGTTGTATGGTAATATATTGAGAGGAACACTCCCAAACTCTCTTGGGATGATTTTGGAATTGGGTTATTTAAGTCTAGATTCAAATAGGCTGTCAGGAGTCATACCATCTTCTATAGGAAACATGACTCAGTTAGAAACACTTTATCTGAACAACAATAGTTTTGAAGGACCAATTCCTCCGAGTCTTGGAAATTGTAGGCGCctactatatttatatatcggCTGTAATAGGTTGAATGGAACTATACCTCGGGAAATCATGCAAATCTCATCCATTGTTCATATATACATAGAAGATACTCCTTTGACCGGTTCGTTACCAAACGATGTTGGAAGATTACAAAGTCTTGTTATACTATCACTTGCAAATACTAGCTTATCAGGACAACTCCCACAGACCTTGGGAAAATGCCTATCGATGGAAGAACTTTATCTGCAAGAAAATTCTTTTGTTGGAACCATTCCAGACATAAGAGGATTAGTTGGTGTTAGAAGACTTGATTTTTCGAAAAACAATCTCACTGGGAGTATACCTGAGTATCTTGCAAAGTTTTCTAAGTTGGAGTATCTCAATCTATCCATTAACAACTTCAAAGGAAGGGTGCCAGCAGAAGGAAAGTTTCAAAACTCTACTATAGTTTTGGTATATggaaacaaaaatctatgtggAGACATCAAGGAACTGAAACTAGATCCATGCATTGTGCATGCACCATCAATGATGAAGAAACATTCCTCTCTTTCGAAAAAAATTGTGATCGGGGTTTGCCTAGGCATGAGTTTTCTTTCCTTAGTGTTCATTGTTTTACTTTCATTATGTTGGTTcatgagaagaaagaagaagaagcagcaggAGACCAATAATACTAATTTTTCTACTTTGGAGGTCTTCCATGAGAAGATAAGTTATGGGGATCTTCGAAACGTGACAAATGGCTTTTCCTCGAGCAATTGTATTGGATCAGGCAGTTTTGGTACTGTGTTTAAAGCACTGCTCCCAGCAGAGAAGGATGTAGTTGCGGTGAAAGTTCTAAATCTGAAGAGACGTGGAGCAATGAAGAGCTTTCTGGCAGAATGTGAATCTTTGAAGGACATAAGACACCGTAATCTTGTGAGACTATTGACGGCTTGTTCGAGTATTGATTACCAAGGTAACGAATTTAGAGCTCTCATCTATGAATTCATGCCTAGTGGAAGCCTTGATATGTGGCTGCACCCGGAGGAAGTGGAAGAGATTCACAGGCCCTCAAGAACCTTGACACTTCTTGAAAGACTTGACATTGCGGTAGATGTGGCTTCTGTTTTGGAATATCTACATGTTCATTGTCATGAACCTATAGCTCATTGCGATCTCAAACCAAGCAACATCCTTCTAGACGATGATCTAACCGCCCATCTTAGCGACTTTGGTCTTGCCCGTCTTCTCCTCAAGTTCGACCAGGAGTCATTTCTCAACTATCTCAGCTCGGCTGGTGTGAGAGGAACCATCGGGTATGCCGCACCAGGTAAAACAGTCCCACATGTTTCTATGAATGAGATCAGTATATTCTTTGTTCATTACAATCTTGTTCTTGTTGTTTATGTGAACTATGGTGCAGAATATGGATTGGGCGGACAGCCATCAGTACATGGTGATGTGTATAGCTTTGGAGTTCTCCTTTTAGAGATGTTTACTGGGAAAAGACCCACAAATGAGTTGTTTGGAGGAAACCTTACCCTACACAGTTACACCAAGTCTGCATTGCCTGAGCGAGTACTGGACATTGCAGACAAATTGATTCTTCACAGCGGTCTTAGAGTCGGTTTCCCTCATGCGGAGTGCTTGGCATTTGTTTTGGAGGTGGGACTTAGGTGCTGCGAAGAATCTCCTGCAAATCGGTTGGCAATAAGTCAAGTTGTGAAAGATTTAAACTCGATCAAGGAGAGGTTTTTCAGAGCCAGAAGTTGA
- the LOC106347626 gene encoding probable LRR receptor-like serine/threonine-protein kinase At3g47570 isoform X1, producing the protein MMRLFILLFFNAFILREAYGFTDETDVQALLEFKSQVSEDKRVFLSSWNHSVPLCNWNKVTCGHKHKRVTQLDLGGLQLGGVISPSIGNLSFLISLDLSSNSFVGTIPQEVGNLFRLEYLNMSFNLLEGEIPVNLFNCSRLFDLELDSNQLGGGVPSELGSLTNLLYLYLGQNYLKGKLPASLGNLTSLMQLSVTGNKLEGGIPNEVARLNQMVLLTLSVNNFSGIFPPSIYNLSSLEMLNIFSAGFSGRPNPDIGTLLPNLQELYMGNNHFTGAIPATLSNISTLEILAMEYNNLTGVIPTSFGKLQNLEVLQLHENSLGNHSFGDLKFIDALSNCTQLLILSVGFNRLGGELPTSVANLSTSLNELKLQMNHISGSIPHDIGNLINLSKLVLYGNILRGTLPNSLGMILELGYLSLDSNRLSGVIPSSIGNMTQLETLYLNNNSFEGPIPPSLGNCRRLLYLYIGCNRLNGTIPREIMQISSIVHIYIEDTPLTGSLPNDVGRLQSLVILSLANTSLSGQLPQTLGKCLSMEELYLQENSFVGTIPDIRGLVGVRRLDFSKNNLTGSIPEYLAKFSKLEYLNLSINNFKGRVPAEGKFQNSTIVLVYGNKNLCGDIKELKLDPCIVHAPSMMKKHSSLSKKIVIGVCLGMSFLSLVFIVLLSLCWFMRRKKKKQQETNNTNFSTLEVFHEKISYGDLRNVTNGFSSSNCIGSGSFGTVFKALLPAEKDVVAVKVLNLKRRGAMKSFLAECESLKDIRHRNLVRLLTACSSIDYQGNEFRALIYEFMPSGSLDMWLHPEEVEEIHRPSRTLTLLERLDIAVDVASVLEYLHVHCHEPIAHCDLKPSNILLDDDLTAHLSDFGLARLLLKFDQESFLNYLSSAGVRGTIGYAAPEYGLGGQPSVHGDVYSFGVLLLEMFTGKRPTNELFGGNLTLHSYTKSALPERVLDIADKLILHSGLRVGFPHAECLAFVLEVGLRCCEESPANRLAISQVVKDLNSIKERFFRARS; encoded by the exons ATGATGAGAttgtttattttactttttttcaatGCTTTCATATTACGTGAAGCATATGGGTTTACCGATGAAACTGATGTGCAAGCACTGTTGGAGTTCAAGTCTCAAGTTTCTGAAGACAAAAGAGTGTTCTTGTCCTCGTGGAATCATTCCGTCCCTCTCTGCAACTGGAACAAGGTTACATGTGGTCACAAACACAAAAGAGTTACTCAGTTGGACCTTGGAGGATTGCAATTAGGCGGAGTGATATCACCATCTATTGGTAATCTTTCGTTTCTTATATCACTTGATCTCTCTAGTAACTCTTTTGTTGGAACCATCCCTCAAGAAGTGGGAAACTTGTTTAGACTTGAGTACTTGAATATGAGCTTTAATCTTCTTGAAGGAGAGATTCCAGTCAATCTGTTCAATTGCTCTAGATTGTTTGACCTTGAGTTAGATTCAAATCAGCTTGGAGGAGGTGTTCCTTCTGAACTAGGGTCATTAACAAACCTTCTTTATTTATATCTTGGTCAAAACTACTTGAAGGGAAAGCTCCCTGCATCTTTAGGAAACTTGACATCACTCATGCAACTTAGCGTTACCGGTAACAAATTAGAAGGAGGAATTCCTAATGAGGTAGCTAGACTGAATCAAATGGTACTTCTTACGTTATCGGTGAACAACTTCTCAGGAATTTTTCCTCCCTCCATTTACAATTTGTCCTCACTTGAGATGTTAAACATCTTTAGTGCCGGTTTTTCGGGTAGACCCAACCCTGATATTGGCACTTTGCTACCAAACCTTCAAGAGCTATATATGGGAAACAACCATTTCACAGGAGCCATTCCAGCAACACTTTCCAATATCTCTACTCTTGAAATATTGGCAATGGAGTATAACAATCTAACAGGAGTTATTCCTACAAGCTTCGGAAAATTGCAAAATTTGGAAGTCTTACAACTTCATGAAAACTCTCTGGGAAATCACTCCTTTGGAGACCTTAAATTTATTGATGCCTTGTCCAATTGCACCCAGTTGCTTATCTTAAGTGTGGGTTTCAATAGGCTTGGGGGTGAGTTGCCTACCTCCGTTGCAAATTTGTCCACAAGCCTCAATGAGTTGAAGCTTCAAATGAATCACATTTCTGGTAGCATTCCTCATGACATTGGGAATCTCATAAACCTAAGTAAACTTGTGTTGTATGGTAATATATTGAGAGGAACACTCCCAAACTCTCTTGGGATGATTTTGGAATTGGGTTATTTAAGTCTAGATTCAAATAGGCTGTCAGGAGTCATACCATCTTCTATAGGAAACATGACTCAGTTAGAAACACTTTATCTGAACAACAATAGTTTTGAAGGACCAATTCCTCCGAGTCTTGGAAATTGTAGGCGCctactatatttatatatcggCTGTAATAGGTTGAATGGAACTATACCTCGGGAAATCATGCAAATCTCATCCATTGTTCATATATACATAGAAGATACTCCTTTGACCGGTTCGTTACCAAACGATGTTGGAAGATTACAAAGTCTTGTTATACTATCACTTGCAAATACTAGCTTATCAGGACAACTCCCACAGACCTTGGGAAAATGCCTATCGATGGAAGAACTTTATCTGCAAGAAAATTCTTTTGTTGGAACCATTCCAGACATAAGAGGATTAGTTGGTGTTAGAAGACTTGATTTTTCGAAAAACAATCTCACTGGGAGTATACCTGAGTATCTTGCAAAGTTTTCTAAGTTGGAGTATCTCAATCTATCCATTAACAACTTCAAAGGAAGGGTGCCAGCAGAAGGAAAGTTTCAAAACTCTACTATAGTTTTGGTATATggaaacaaaaatctatgtggAGACATCAAGGAACTGAAACTAGATCCATGCATTGTGCATGCACCATCAATGATGAAGAAACATTCCTCTCTTTCGAAAAAAATTGTGATCGGGGTTTGCCTAGGCATGAGTTTTCTTTCCTTAGTGTTCATTGTTTTACTTTCATTATGTTGGTTcatgagaagaaagaagaagaagcagcaggAGACCAATAATACTAATTTTTCTACTTTGGAGGTCTTCCATGAGAAGATAAGTTATGGGGATCTTCGAAACGTGACAAATGGCTTTTCCTCGAGCAATTGTATTGGATCAGGCAGTTTTGGTACTGTGTTTAAAGCACTGCTCCCAGCAGAGAAGGATGTAGTTGCGGTGAAAGTTCTAAATCTGAAGAGACGTGGAGCAATGAAGAGCTTTCTGGCAGAATGTGAATCTTTGAAGGACATAAGACACCGTAATCTTGTGAGACTATTGACGGCTTGTTCGAGTATTGATTACCAAGGTAACGAATTTAGAGCTCTCATCTATGAATTCATGCCTAGTGGAAGCCTTGATATGTGGCTGCACCCGGAGGAAGTGGAAGAGATTCACAGGCCCTCAAGAACCTTGACACTTCTTGAAAGACTTGACATTGCGGTAGATGTGGCTTCTGTTTTGGAATATCTACATGTTCATTGTCATGAACCTATAGCTCATTGCGATCTCAAACCAAGCAACATCCTTCTAGACGATGATCTAACCGCCCATCTTAGCGACTTTGGTCTTGCCCGTCTTCTCCTCAAGTTCGACCAGGAGTCATTTCTCAACTATCTCAGCTCGGCTGGTGTGAGAGGAACCATCGGGTATGCCGCACCAG AATATGGATTGGGCGGACAGCCATCAGTACATGGTGATGTGTATAGCTTTGGAGTTCTCCTTTTAGAGATGTTTACTGGGAAAAGACCCACAAATGAGTTGTTTGGAGGAAACCTTACCCTACACAGTTACACCAAGTCTGCATTGCCTGAGCGAGTACTGGACATTGCAGACAAATTGATTCTTCACAGCGGTCTTAGAGTCGGTTTCCCTCATGCGGAGTGCTTGGCATTTGTTTTGGAGGTGGGACTTAGGTGCTGCGAAGAATCTCCTGCAAATCGGTTGGCAATAAGTCAAGTTGTGAAAGATTTAAACTCGATCAAGGAGAGGTTTTTCAGAGCCAGAAGTTGA
- the LOC106451123 gene encoding non-heme chloroperoxidase CPO-A1-like — MDSSLGTSACAEEQQRIEILNSHNEKLVGLLHETGSTEVVVLCHGFRSNKNDAVMKSVAAAIEKEGISAFRFDFSGNGESEGSFYFGNYNHEADDLRSVIQHFSNMNRVVPVILGHSKGGDVVLLYASKYHDISNVINLSGRYDLKRGIGERLGEDFLDRLEQQGFFDVKDGRSVYRVTADTIMERLNTDMHEACLKIDKDCRVLTVHGSEDEIIPVEDAREFANIIPNHKLEIVEGADHCYTKHQSQLVSTVIEFIKTVTVKNN; from the exons ATGGATTCGTCTCTGGGAACTTCAG CTTGTGCAGAAGAACAACAGAGGATCGAGATTCTGAACAGCCACAACGAAAAACTGGTGGGCCTGCTTCACGAAACAGGATCTACAGAAGTTGTGGTCTTATGCCATGGATTTCGATCAAACAAg AACGACGCAGTCATGAAGAGTGTGGCTGCTGCTATTGAGAAAGAAGGGATCAGCGCTTTCCGTTTTGATTTCTCTGGAAATGG AGAGAGTGAAGGCAGTTTCTACTTTGGTAACTACAACCACGAAGCTGATGATCTACGTTCTGTCATCCAACATTTCTCTAACATGAACCGTGTGGTTCCTGTTATTCTAGGCCACAGTAAAG GAGGTGACGTGGTCCTCCTTTATGCCTCCAAGTATCACGATATCAGTAATGTAATCAATCTCTCCGGGCGTTATGATCTCAAAAGAGGGATAGGAGAGCGTCTTGGGGAAGACTTTTTGGATAGACTTGAGCAACAAGGGTTCTTCGATGTTAAAGATG GAAGATCCGTCTACCGTGTTACTGCGGACACCATAATGGAGAGGTTGAACACTGATATGCATGAAGCTTGCCTCAAGATTGACAAAGATTGCAGAGTCTTGACGGTTCATGGATCAGAGGATGAGATAATACCTGTGGAAGATGCCAGGGAGTTTGCTAATATCATACCCAACCACAAGCTGGAAATTGTGGAAGGAGCAGATCATTGTTATACCAAACATCAAAGTCAGCTGGTATCAACCGTTATCGAGTTCATAAAGACagtcactgtgaagaacaactag
- the LOC106451133 gene encoding wall-associated receptor kinase-like 8: MNLTRASDSWEKERMNCDLKHFFFAFFLFKIYGYIVASAFHHEFPVALPNCIDQCNRAGVRVPYPFGIGKGCYKSKWFEVVCNHSLHLSFPFLPSIGLDVISFSLTDDFIYEDRSHKSNGFQIQSPRKTSGCSYGKKDVQSLNLTGSPFFISDNNKFTAVGCNIKAMMVGTGPQIVGCEARCGKETRYYKDADKSCVGYKCCQTKIPPGLQVYDSTVEKLEPGKNVCQEAYLSREDFSTYTLTSPDLTENVIVTMDLEWRLEVPPNIVPKSSHCEISTSVIRTDDQYKYQCRCRSGYEGNPYLPGGCQDIDECRTIYGVCGKNKCVNVAGSFRCEKTWPAILGGTLSSGLFLIAVGTWWVCKVNKKQKAAKQKRKFFKRNGGLLLEQQMFSLHGNVNKTKLLSSNDLEKATDRFNASRILGQGGQGTVYKGMLEDGMIVAVKKSKALKEENLEEFINEIILLSQINHRNVVGILGCCLETEVPILVYEFIPNRSLFDHIQNPSEDFPMTWKVRLCIACEVADALSYLHSAASVPIYHRDVKSTNILLDEKHRAKVSDFGISRSVAMDDTHLTTVVQGTVGYVDPEYLQSSHFTGKSDVYSFGVVLIELLTGGKPVSILRPQEVRMLGAYFLEAMRNDRLHEIIDARIKEECDQEEVLEVAKLARRCLSLNSEHRPTMRDVFIKLDRLQSKKQGAQNQAENCEEHTHIQIAIPESMSLSYYSPYTVVENSSFSPDSKPFMIHKTL; encoded by the exons ATGAACCTGACAAGAGCTTCTGATTCGTGGGAGAAAGAAAGAATGAATTGTGATCTGAAACATTTCTTTTTTGCATTTTTCCTGTTTAAAATCTATGGATACATAGTTGCTTCTGCTTTCCATCATGAATTCCCTGTTGCATTACCTAATTGCATAGACCAGTGCAATCGTGCTGGTGTTCGTGTTCCTTACCCTTTTGGGATAGGCAAAGGTTGTTACAAGAGCAAATGGTTCGAGGTTGTCTGCAACCACTCATTACACCTCTCTTTTCCTTTCCTGCCAAGCATCGGACTGGACGTTATTTCTTTTTCCCTTACAGATGACTTTATCTATGAGGACCGTTCTCACAAGAGCAACGGGTTTCAAATTCAGAGTCCAAGGAAGACTTCAGGCTGTTCATATGGAAAAAAAGATGTCCAATCTTTGAATCTAACGGGGAGTCCATTCTTCATATCAGACAATAACAAGTTCACAGCTGTTGGATGTAACATCAAAGCGATGATGGTAGGAACAGGGCCTCAAATTGTTGGATGTGAAGCGAGATGTGGGAAAGAGACTCGGTATTACAAAGATGCTGACAAGAGCTGCGTCGGATATAAGTGCTGCCAGACCAAAATTCCTCCGGGTCTTCAAGTGTATGATTCAACTGTGGAGAAACTGGAACCTGGTAAAAACGTATGTCAGGAGGCCTACTTATCACGAGAGGACTTCTCTACGTACACGCTCACCTCACCTGATCTAACAGAGAATGTTATAGTGACCATGGATCTGGAATGGCGTCTTGAAGTTCCCCCCAACATCGTTCCAAAGAGTTCACATTGCGAGATAAGTACAAGTGTAATTCGCACGGATGATCAGTATAAGTATCAATGCAGGTGCAGATCTGGTTATGAAGGAAATCCTTATTTACCTGGTGGATGTCAAG ACATTGATGAGTGCAGAACTATATATGGGGTGTGTGGAAAGAACAAGTGTGTGAATGTGGCTGGATCATTCAGATGTGAAAAAACGTGGCCTGCTATTCTAG GTGGAACTCTAAGCTCTGGATTGTTTCTTATAGCTGTTGGAACGTGGTGGGTATGCAAGGTTAATAAAAAGCAGAAAGCAGCCAAGCAGAAGAGGAAGTTCTTCAAAAGAAATGGAGGTTTGTTATTAGAGCAGCAAATGTTCTCCCTCCACGGAAATGTCAACAAAACCAAACTGTTGAGCTCCAATGACCTGGAGAAGGCAACGGACAGATTCAACGCGAGCAGAATACTAGGGCAAGGCGGCCAAGGTACAGTTTACAAGGGAATGTTGGAAGATGGGATGATCGTCGCTGTCAAAAAGTCCAAAGCATTGAAAGAAGAGAATCTTGAAGAGTTCATCAATGAGATCATCCTTCTATCGCAGATTAACCACAGAAATGTTGTTGGGATCTTAGGATGTTGTCTTGAGACGGAGGTGCCTATTTTGGTGTATGAGTTCATTCCTAACAGAAGCCTTTTCGATCATATACAAAACCCATCAGAAGATTTCCCAATGACTTGGAAAGTACGCCTCTGCATCGCCTGCGAAGTAGCTGATGCACTATCCTACCTGCATTCAGCAGCCTCGGTTCCGATTTATCACAGAGATGTCAAGTCAACAAATATCTTGTTGGATGAGAAGCACCGCGCAAAAGTATCAGATTTTGGGATTTCAAGATCCGTTGCTATGGATGATACTCACCTGACCACAGTAGTGCAAGGAACAGTTGGATATGTAGACCCAGAGTACCTCCAGTCAAGCCACTTCACAGGGAAGAGTGACGTCTACAGCTTTGGAGTTGTGCTCATTGAGCTCTTAACTGGAGGAAAACCCGTCTCCATtctgaggccacaagaagtaaGGATGTTGGGAGCTTACTTCCTCGAAGCCATGAGGAATGACAGACTTCATGAGATTATCGATGCTCGCATCAAGGAGGAATGTGACCAAGAGGAAGTCCTTGAAGTAGCCAAACTTGCAAGAAGGTGTTTGAGCTTGAACTCAGAACATCGGCCTACCATGAGAGACGTCTTTAT